The DNA segment TTCAGTgatccttttgtcattgtagtaAGTTTGAAATCAAAGAAGAAATGCAATTTGAACTCCATTGTTTTGATGTTGAACAGATGAAGTAGCTTCTCCACGAGACAGAATTCTACAAAAGCCGGTGACAAAACACACATTCGTGTGCCTTTTCCACACTAATTACCTAAAACTAGACATCAGCTCAAGCACACAGGAATACCATGGAATCGACACGAAACTCGCATATACTTACAATGCACACCCTAATGCTGCTGAAGAACCTGTCAGGGCGCATATGTGAATGTCTCTGGTAGCGGTCGGCCTTGTAGGAATGCTCTGAAGAGCACAAGAGACCTCTCAGGCTGTGAGAATGGAGCTTCATGAGAGGCTCCTCTTACAGTAGCAAATGAAAGCGCATCGCCGTAAACTTGAGTCCATCCACCAACCTGCAGAAAATTTTGCGGCACCAAAGTTCCACACTTGTTCCAAGTTGATCACTCAAATCACAAAAGAACATGGTGAAACAAATTGCCTGTTGGATTTTGTTTACCTGTTCTCCCTCAAACCAAGCTCTATATGGAATTGTTGTTTTGAGGCCAAGCTCGTTTGCCAGTCTTTGCACAAGAGTTCGGCTACCGGTCAAAGGAATGACAGAGTCCTGATCACCACTACAGTCGGAAAATGAAAAGCATAAGATCCTTTTGGTTCCTGAAAACCACTGAATGTGTTCAACGATGATGGACTTTAGGGACTAAACTACCTGTAAACCAACACCGGGATTCCAGACTTCACAAGCGAACCCACAATCGAAATTGTTGGTACCTCCAAGTTAAGTAACTCATACTCGATAACACTTGAATACCACCAAATGTACCATGTTATCAAGGATAGTTCCAGATATGCAAATTGAACCAAGGATAAAGACCAGAAATAATCTTAAATTCAGGAATTCAAGAAATATCGAGCTCAAGTTTTATCTCAAGACAATGTTTCTGCATACCTGCTGCAAACAGTCCATTTTGTCACCCCGATAAGGTTGGCATGCAGTGCTGCTTGCACATCCTTCCGATTGAGATAACTCACGGTTTCATCTTCGACGCAGACATCTACTCGCTCGGTAACTTGCTGCAGCACAGTTACAATATGCCTCAGATGCAAGGTCGAAGACAATATATAGAGAGGCTGCAGATCATTAAAGGGAGGACATAAACTGACACGCATTGATGTTATTGTTATATAGGTTCTAAACTTGCCTGAGGACTCAGAACCATGGATTGCGATAAAACTGATGATATACAAACATCAAGGGTGACATCATATTTGTCGACGAATCTACTTGTTTCTCTCGTCACTTGGCTCATCACTCTTTGACATATTGAACTAAGGGATCCTCTGTAATACTCACTGACGTAGCGTGAGTAGTTACAAGCAGAAGTGAAGATTCTGTATGTAGAATCCGATATCAACCCATGGGACCAAAAGAACTCTGCTCTTGAGTTGAAGTCGGTTGAGAACTCAAGAACCGGATTACCCAGCTGTAGCAGACATCAAACAGAACAGCAAGAATTAACTTGCTTTTATGCACAAATGTAGCACTTGGTGAATCATTTCGATTGTTCTAGTACTCACAGCAATGCCTTTGAGGTTGAAGACCTTTTCCTTCTTATTGAAATCAACCATGAGCTGAGCAAGTTGTGGAACATAATGGCCTGAAAACCAGAGTCATGAGTTGTTGAAATTTAAGAAAGGCCCAACTTTTTCTAGCAAGACAATGGGTGAAGGTTTGCAATTTCATCACCTGCATAGCTTTCTCCAGTGATGTATAAATCCCTGCCCTTGTACCGTGGGAACTTTGTGAACCAGCGCTGCAGAAAAACAAGATTATCCCTGGCTTCACAAGCGAAAACAAATGAAGAGTCAGCCTCATCTTGCAGCTTGCTAAATGATATGCTGAATCAAGTAATTGGTTTtgtttccagaagaaacaagagatTGTGTTCTGAGAAGCATCAGTAAGAAAACAATTTGCACAAAACTCTTGTCAAACTTTTTTTTCTTACAGAAAGCTTATATCGAGCTCCAAGCTACAAAATTAGTACCTGTAATCCGATCATTCACCCCCTCATAGTCAGAAGAGTCACTTGAAAAAGAGAAGCCAACTCCTGCTGGTGTCTCCAAATACAGCATGTTTGCCTCTGCAGATGGGAGAGAAGTAACTAACCAccgcctctctttttttttctctcatcagGAAAGTGCATCCAGCACAAAGAAAAGTTGTAAGAATAAAATCAATGATGCTGCAGCTTCATACCTTTATTCCAGCTATACTCATTTCTCACCAGCACTTCACCTTTTGGTCTGAAAGGCCCATTCTCAGAGAATGCCCCAACCCCAACAGAAGAGCAACCAGGCCCTATGAAGATGAAATCACAACCAACGAAGAAACTAAAATCAaagaaagatgagaaaaaaaaaatctgatattGATCTCtatagagaactttttctcttaTTGATGAAAAAGGCAGAACCTTGTTCATCTTCTTTTTCCCTTTGAAAAAGAAGCATATGAGCTAATTGTTCCATTTGAGAGGGAGGAAGATGTTGTATTACCTCCATTCAACCAGAGAACCAGAGGCTTTGAGGACGGATCCATCTCTGCTTCGGCAAAGTAGTAGAAAAGAGCCCTGTGCTTCCGCTCATCCACTGTGACGTAGCCTGAGAACTGCTGGAAGCTGACCTGAGGTTGGCCAGGCAGCTTGACGATCCTGTTTGGGTGGGATAGATTGGACTCCAGCTCCCTGGAGGAGCAAATCTGAACTAGAGCGGCAACCATGACCACGGCTCTCCACGCCGTAGAATGCATGTTTCCGGAGCCACCACCAGGCACAAACTGAacgaggaaagagagagagaagaaacagAGTGGGACGGGGAGGATGTCAGTGCTAAGTGGAGACTAGGCAAGCGTTATATATATAACTAGATGAAGGTTATGGGGTCGAAAGATGAAGGTTTGTCTTGCCTTAACTTCTTGTGTCGACACCTTTTTATGCTGAAAAGTGAGAGAAAAATGGGCACCCTCTTCTGAATCCTGCAGCATTCGATCATGAGTTCAGTAAACCTTCTTGTTAATAACTAATTGCTCATACGACTGTACCCAAGCAGAAAAGCCATCTTCAAAGCCTTTTTCTAAATGGACAACAATTACTTGCGCATACAAAAAGTTCCAAGCAGAAAGCCCGGAACATGTGAAAAGGTTGGCCTACTCCATCtggtttctctctttttcttcacAGAAATGGGTTTTATATTGACGTTGCAGGAAGGGGCTGCTGCCTCCTCCTGCTTATCTGATTTCATCACTGTAagaaattgagagagagagagcgagagaggacAGTGGACTGGCCCTGCCCTCCATTGGTCTTGTCTCCCCACCCCAAAAGAACTGCCACAAGTGACTGATTGATGCTGCAGGCTGATGCATCAAGTACTAACCTAGACTTGACATCTGTAACATTTTTCTGGGAGAATGCATTGTGACTGTTGTAAACAACAAGAAATACTTTGAATATAGAACTCCCAAAGAGACTGAAGCTAAGCTAAACATCTCGTTCCGACTGATCCGCTCTCCCGCTTTACTTCtctgaaagaaagagagagagagagagagagagagagagagagagagagagagagagagagagagaggggtggcaAAGTAAACCTGTCTTCCAAGGAGAGGAGACACCGCTTTGTTCTGAAAAGATGCCACCATTATTATGTACCTCGGTGCTGTTTGTCTCCGGGAAGAAGAACACTTACATACGTGCTTCGAACGCTTGGTGCGCGTAGTAGCAGACTCGAGATATACGTACCGAGGAGACGTCCCCGTGCTTTTCCCCTTCCCACGTGGTTCTCTTAGTCGCCTGCCTGACCGTGGGACCCACGCCTCGGCAGAAGAGAAATTGTTTTTTCAGCGAAATCTTCTCGTGAACTTTGAAGCTCGCAATAATTGTTGATGTACTTCAAATTCATCTTGAATTTAACTTCAGCTTTCATGCAAACTCGGCCGGAAAGATGATCGACGATCCGAGAAGAAAACACCGGCTGTGTTTCTGCAACTTGCCAAACGCCAATGAGAACAATCCGAACATTAAACTGGCACCCTGAGAAAAGAGAATCGCCCCACAGTTTTCCTCAGAGGTAAATCCTGCAGCAAAAACTGTAGCCGCTGCCGTATCACCCTCCCTCCATCCTATCATCATCATCTCGATGGATGATTGACAGGTGGGTTTTTGTCTTGGCTCTGTCAGATGTAATCCCACAAGGCTGCGCTCTCCGATGACGATGGCAGTCGTCTGCAAAGCTAGCGGTCAAGGACGTCACCGGCTCTCTCTCGCTCTCCTTCGAAGCAAGAGGACACGACATGGTTCCTGGTGTTAATTTGTTCATGCACACATGCGAGAATGATATGGCGTGGGAATCTCCACAGTCGCTGCTGCTCATTTGTTCACTGTAGCGTTGCTCTCTTCCTCTGTGCTGATGCAGTAGCAGTGGCTAAACGAATCTCCAGACTCTCTCGCCCGATCGATTAGAACAAGTTATAGGAAAGGATCAAACACTCGCCACCAACGAGACAAAGATTGCTTGTTCGTTTCGATTTGTATTCGTGTGTGCTCTCCTGCAAACTTTACCCAGTGGTCAGCTGGCATGGACGAAGGGACCAGTCCTCGCCTGGAATTCGAAACCATCAATCGGTCACACCTCCTGCTACAGGCAACCTCTGCAAGGAGCCTTAACCCGATTCCCCAAACATGCAAACACTTGCATTCTCTTCATCATCAGTGTATGTGAGTAGCGTGAGGTTTGGGATATGTGGGGAGTCGAACGCTACCCTTCGGCTCTTCCTCTTGGAGCCTTGCGAAGAAAGCAAAGGAGGAGAAGGCTTTTGGTGTTTCTCTTCCCTTCTGCTGCTTCAACTTTTGATCCCAGTCACAATCCGGTTCAACATTTACCAGCGAATGAATGGCATAACCGGAGACAGTAACCACACCAAAAGATTGGCATGGCATCGAGGGGAGGGGCTGACAACATAATGATTCCAACAAAAGGGGTTGCATGACTCAACAGCGGTCGGGATGGGGTCACCTTGGGTAACGTGAACCGGGCCGAACCGGGTTCTTTATTGCCATTGGCTTTTCGGTCCCCCTTCTTTTCGCTTTTTTTACTTTTCGGCCCCCTGTGATAATGCTGTCAGATGGCCGCCATCATTTCCAGCGCAGTGCGGGGTGGGAGACAGAATGCAAAAGCGGGATGTGGCGTGCGGTGATGGGGTTGCCGATGACGCGGCGACCAATTCCCCCGGTGGGTCCCGTCCCCTCGCCCCACTTTGACCCCCTTTCCTTGACCTCCATCTACCCTTCGTATCTGTCGCCTGTTCAACGGAGGAATGGCTATTGGGCATTCGGTCAGCGAGAGAGCTCCCTAGGGTGGTCCATGGCGTCGCTGCTGCACCTGCTGCTGCACCAGTAGATCCTGTTTGGGTCGATGACCGTGAAGGAACCACTCATCGACATGAATAATTGGAAAAGGCCGGTGTTAGTGAGGCTCGGCCCATTAGCCGAGCTACTTCGATCCACGAACATCGATGGCTATTCAATCTCAAACATAGATTTGATTTGAGTACAATATTGGGAACTCAAATGACTACGTGGCGTTCACTGGATTGGATCATTCATATGAAAAAAGGATCTAAACGACAGCAAATGCTTGTGAGTTGTTGGGAGGAAAGAACAGAACATACGACATTATGGTGAATCCGTAGCACCAAATGCGATCGTGAAAAAGAGCCTTCAGCTTGGAGAGAGGTGCACTGTGCTTGGAAATGAGAGCAAAAGACGTCGAACGGTTCCGTGCCTCGGTTTCACATGTTAGCTTTTGGAGTCTCAGATGAAGAGACCCATTGTCTTCCATCAACTTCTTCTCGTTCTGACTCCACAGATCTTTTATTGCTTCTCTCTTCCCCTCGTTCCTTCTCGTCAATTCATTCAACTGCCTACAGTTTTCCTCTACGTTGTTTGCACGAAGGATTGGAGCACAGTGGATGCTCCATCCACGTCTTCTGTACTCGTTTCATGTGCAGGAAAGACATGTTTGTGGTGCATCTCAAGTTCAGGATCTTCCACAGTGGATTCAGGGTATGAATCAGATGGCTACGACATGACAGCTTTGCTGACGCCATGGGCGTCGTAAAGCTGTTGCATGGGGGCTGACGAAGTGAGGATCGAGCAGAAGCTTGGCTGAAACGTTCTGCCAACGGACAATGTAACTCTGGTTTCTCTGGGCGGTGGACCTATTCTCCCTGAGCAGAGGAATCATCATCCTCTTGTTTTATGACTGCCAACAAAGCTGACATGGTTTCTTCGTACTCTGCATCAAACATCAAAGGCTGTATCAATCCACCTCAATCGTCAACATGTTTCTTCAGAAAACACATTGTCCAATAAGTGCAACGAGAGTATTAGCATAGAATTCAAGGATAAGGAACAGATGCAGCACAAGAACCTAATCGGGTCAGCAGAAACCTGATAGTTCTGATTGAAGCCATGGAGATTGGGGTGAGCCGTTGTGACCATTCCACCACCAAGTATACACAGCATCCATTCCAAAGAGATTATATAAAGGCATAGGGTGGAACAGCGATGCCAGGATGACTTGTTAGCAATCAaagaaattttcctttttatttgagtCTTCGAATCGATGGAGCGTTTTCGACGAATTTATTGCAGAAGAGAAGTTTTCTGCTAGTAGCCGTTTGAAGCGTCACCCGTTCATCTTTATTAGCGGCATCAATAGCCCCACGAGTGAGACGAGGGAGCGCAGACGGGTAAAGTAAACATTAGGGGGACGGAGAGGGAGATACCCTGATCACGTACGTATTAATGCAAGAATTAGCCAATTATTATGTCagatttaaaggaaaaaaaagatcatgtgaatatgaATTTAGAATCAGATGATCTACTTTGTTAAGCAAAGAATAATCTATTGGTGATTCTATTCTCTGAAAGCATCACAGACTTCTTTCGCACGAGCACCAAATGAATGGAAGAACGAAGAACAAATCATGTCCGTGAACCGATCAATAGCGTCAACGGAAGCTTTGTTCACTGGACTGCGCCCCGGCTTTCTGCTCAACCAGCAGCTTCTCTATCAGTTCTGCTGCTTCTTGAACCCTGGTGATGGTTCTGGGAATTGTCTTCCTCGATGTTGATGCCAAACTGCTCCTCGGTGCACATCACGATCTCCACCTGAAACCTCAGGTCATGCCATCTGCGGCAATGGGAAAGTACGCAGTGCAGAAGACATGGGTGGATATGATTTAGATGAGCCACAGTACCATGTTCAGTGAATCCGCTCCAAAGAAAGAATCTTTAATGTCATGTTCTTCCCACGCATTagcagcaagaagaagaacaacaacaaaaaagagcTGAAAAGATGTGGAAGAACAAAGACAAGACGATACCATGCAGCAGATGTGAAAGAGACGAGCTTCACTGGAGATCATCCCATTTGTCTGCATCACTCACGGTCATCAGGCTGTAGAGATCATTTCAAACGTTAAATTTATAGTCAACAAAAAGTATCGTATCTAAAGCATACTGTGCTTACAACGAGTAGAATGCCGTAAAAATGAGCCCTTTCAAACAAATAATATTCCCCAGGTTTGTGCGAGAGTATAAACTTGCTTTGATAGTTGCTACAATTGGACTCCGAAAGGACTACTGCAGAAGCATTCATGCGAACGAGTCTTCCAGAAGAAGAGTATGTCACCTAGTTGCTCTGCCTCGCTGGCTTCAAGGATCAAGGCGTCAAAGTGGCAGCAGATACAGCAGCCATTGGAACCGGAGGGAATGGAGGAGACAGGAGTCGAGGTAGAGGAAACAGCAAGGGGGGGAGGGTGAGCGGGGAACGGTGCAATCATCCACATTTGAAATGTTGAGAGGTCCACGTTGGCAATCTCTATCTGGTGCGTGGGTCCCCTTCGGTCATCAGCCATATTATGGCTGTGATTTTTTtcgatatttattttatttttaaat comes from the Musa acuminata AAA Group cultivar baxijiao chromosome BXJ1-10, Cavendish_Baxijiao_AAA, whole genome shotgun sequence genome and includes:
- the LOC135595869 gene encoding serine carboxypeptidase-like 45; its protein translation is MHSTAWRAVVMVAALVQICSSRELESNLSHPNRIVKLPGQPQVSFQQFSGYVTVDERKHRALFYYFAEAEMDPSSKPLVLWLNGGPGCSSVGVGAFSENGPFRPKGEVLVRNEYSWNKEANMLYLETPAGVGFSFSSDSSDYEGVNDRITARDNLVFLQRWFTKFPRYKGRDLYITGESYAGHYVPQLAQLMVDFNKKEKVFNLKGIALGNPVLEFSTDFNSRAEFFWSHGLISDSTYRIFTSACNYSRYVSEYYRGSLSSICQRVMSQVTRETSRFVDKYDVTLDVCISSVLSQSMVLSPQQVTERVDVCVEDETVSYLNRKDVQAALHANLIGVTKWTVCSSVIEYELLNLEVPTISIVGSLVKSGIPVLVYSGDQDSVIPLTGSRTLVQRLANELGLKTTIPYRAWFEGEQVGGWTQVYGDALSFATVRGASHEAPFSQPERSLVLFRAFLQGRPLPETFTYAP